The sequence below is a genomic window from Terriglobia bacterium.
TCCACCTACACCGAGCGCTACATGGGCTTGCCCAAGGACAATGCGTCCGGCTACGCCGACAGTTCTCCGGTCAATGCGGCGAAGACGCTCCGTGGACGCCTGCTGGAAGTGCACGGCACCAGCGACGACAACGTGCACGTCCAGAACACCATGCAGATGGTCCGCGCGCTGATCAACGCCGGCAAGCAGTTCGACCTGCAGCTCTATCCCGGGAAGACGCACGGCATCAGCGGCGCCGCCGACCGCACGCAGCTTTACCACCGCATCCAGCATCAATTCGAGCAGTACCTGCTGGCGACGCAGCCCGCGCCCGTACAACCGCAATGACAAAACCCCGCACTCTGGGCAATTTTGAACTCTCCATCGTCACCGACGGCGCCTACCTGGCCGACGGTGGGGCCATGTTCGGCGTGGTGCCCAAGGTCATGTGGGAGAAGAAAGCGCCTGCCGACGAGCTGAACCGCATCGTGCTGGCCCTCAATTCGCTGCTCATCCGCACCGGCGAGCATACGGTGCTGGTCGAAACCGGCATCGGTCCCAAGCTCTCGGAGAAGCGGCGGCGCATCTACCAAAACCGTCCGCAGTTACCCGACAACCTGCGCGCCGGCGGCGTGGATCCCGAAGCCATCGACATCGTCATCAATACGCATTTGCATTTCGACCACTGTGGATGGAACACCTACCTCGAAAATGGAAAGGTCAAGCCGACCTTTCCCAACGCCCGCTATTACGTCCATGCCGGCGAGGTTGAGCACGGGCGTCAGCAGCACGAGCGCGACCGCATCAGCTACATCCGCGAGAACTATGAGCCGCTGATTGCCAGCGGGCAGATGCAACTGCTCGACGGCGATGGCGAGATTGTGCCCGGTATATCGGTGAAGGGCTATGCCGGCCACACGCGCAACATGCAGGCCGTCATGGTGCGCAGTGGCGGCAAGACCGCGTGCTACATCTCCGACTTGATTCCCATGCTCTCCCACCTGAAGCCGACCTGGGTGATGGCCTTCGACCTGTATCCGCTGGAGACGATCGAAAACCGCAAGAAGTTCTATGCCGAAGCCCTGCGCGAGAACTGGCTGGTAGTCTTCACCCACGAACCGCACACCCCGATGGTGTTCCTCGACGAAGACGACAAGGGCGAAGTGATCCCGCACCCGGTCACCGGGGCCGCGCCGCCTTCGTCCAAGCACTAGGAATGTTTTCAAAAGTCGCTTTTGGGAAGGGCACGGCTTCAGCCGTGCCGCCGAGCCCGCAAGAATACTGGGCTTTAGCCCCTGAGGGATTTCCGTTCCTCGCTCGGAATGCCACCGGGCGGGCGCGGGTGCAGTGATCCTGCTCGACAGCCAATGGCCGAACGCCGATGGCCAATCAGCTTTTCTTGCGATAAATCTCGTTCACCGCCTGGTTGGCTTCGTCGCTCTCCACCAGCACGCAGCGGATGCCCTGCTTCAGCCACATGTCGCAGACCGGCGGCCGGTCTTCGATCACCAGCTTGATGCGCTCCTTCGGCCAGCGCTTCAGCGCTTCCTTCTTGATTTCGTAGTCAGGACGATGATCGCCGTCGCGGCGCATGAACACGTCGGAGAACGGGATTCCGTGTTCTTTCAGCCACGCAACCGTACGGGCACGGTATTCCTCCGGCCGGCCGGTGATAACGATGATGTCGTGCACCTCGGCAAGCGAGCGTACCCACGCGACGGTGGACGCAATCGGGGTATCGCGGTCCATGCCTGCGAAAAACGCCTTCCAGTTTTTCTTGCGCCCGTCGCGGATGTGATGCAGGCGGTGGCGCACGTCGGCGAGCGTGCCGTCGATGTCGACGAGCACGATAGGCTTGCCTTTCATACTTTCACCCCAGAGACTGGGAACACCGCAAACAGCAATTCTCCCCCTGGTGTTCCAATGGTCTCCCAACTACACGGCCGTGACGGTCTCGCGGAGAATGCTTTCGAAAAACTGGTCCACCCGCTCCAGGATCTCGCGTTCTTCCCGCGCCTCGTACACCGCCTTGCGCAGCCCGCTTCCGTTGCGCACCCCGTGCGTGAACCACGACGCGAACTGCTTCATCTTGCCCGCCGCTCCTGGCATTTCTTCTGCAATCAGCATCTGGAAATAGGTGCGGATCATGTCGTAGCGGTCGCGCTCCGTGGGCTCCTCGTAGGCGCCGGTCGAGGCGTGTTGCGCGATCTGGCGGAAGATCCAGGGATTCGATGCTGCCGCGCGCCCGATCATCACCGCGTCACATCCGGTCTGCGCCACCATGGCGCAGGCGTCCTGCGGGGTGCGGACATCGCCGTTGCCGATCACCGGAATCCGCACCGCGTTCTTGATCGCGGCAATCCAGCCCCACTGTGCCGTGCCGCCGTAGCCCTGCTCGCGGGTGCGCGCGTGCAGCGCGACCGCCTGCAACCCGCAATCCTCGGCCATGCGCGCCAGGTCCACGCCAATGATCTCGCTGTCGTTCCACCCGGCCCGGAATTTCACCGTGAAAGGAATCTTTACCGCCGCGCGCACCGCGCGGAAGATTTCCCCGATCCGCGGCAGGTCGCGCAGCAGTCCCGACCCGCCATTGCACTTGACCACCTTCTTCGCCGGGCAGCCCAGGTTCAGGTCCACCAGGTCGAAGCCGAGGTCCTCGATCATGCGGGCGGCGTCGGAGAGCACCGCCGGATCGCTGCCGAACAGTTGCGCCGAGATGGGGTGCTCGTCGTCGTAGAAGTGCAGGTAGCGGCCGCGCATGCGCTTGTCGCGCAGCATGCCGTCGGCGGAGGTGAACTCCGTCATGATCAGCCCGCAGCCGCCGAGATTGCGGATGAAGCGGCGGAAGACCGTGTCGGTCACCCCGGCCATGGGCGCCAGGACGGTCGCCGGCCGCAGCGTCACTCCGCCCACCTGGAATGATACCGGCACGGGCGTCTGCGGGCGGGCGGCGTCGCTCGAGACCGGGTTTTCCCAGCGCTTCTGCATGAGGGCTTCAGGAACGGATCTCTAAATCGGGACGGTGGCTACTCACAAACCGATCAGCGCCCCGAATGTAGGCAGGACCAAGCCGAAATCTCTCGGGAGCGACCATTTCTACAGCGTGAAGGTTATGGTCCTTTCCCTCGCTGATTTGAATAACCCCGACTCGCCCAAAGCCATCAGGTGAGTACAACAACGCTTCAGAAACGCGGTAGTTACCGCTACCGACAATTGCTAGATACTTGAAATGGGCCGGAGTGTGCATCAACTGCTCGATCGCGACGGATGCGTTATGCATTCCAAACCTCACTTCTGCGACGTGGATGTCTCCCGTCCCCGCCCGGTCTATCGCTAATACATCCACCTCACGGGTTCGGCGTGGCCAAGCCGCATGCAAATACACCTTAGGCACAATGAGCTGGCGAAACAACAGTTCCGCGACAACCATCGCTGCACGCCCTTCCGATTGTTCCAGGCTAAGGACTCTCCTCGACACGCAGCACCCCTTTGAAAGTAGTGTACGCCCAGCTAAAAAACTTCTCAGCATGATCCATTGCGAGCTTAACTTCCGCGTTGTCAATCACATCGCTCGTATATGAGAATTTCGTTTTTCTTTCCAACAACCAGCTCAAATGGCGCAAACCACCGCTTTTCACGCCGTGTATATTGCACACTTTCGCCAGTTCTCGACCCGATTGCTTATGATCCTTAAATATTCTCTGCTTACCTGTCATCGCTACCAGAATCGCATCGTTCATCAGTATGCAACTGTGAACCGCCATGATGCAGATCCCAGTCCGATAGGCAGACAGGTCATCGCCGGTTAATCTCATCGCCTGAAGCACATGTTCCGCCTTGTTGCGGAGCTTTGTGGTTTCGATCTCGTTGAGATTCTTCAACTGTCATTCCGAATGCAAAAGCCCTCGCCGCAGCGAGGGCGTTCGCTCCCAGATGGGTGTTACTTCTTTTCCGCGGTCGCCGGCTGTTCCGCGGTCACCGGCGCCTTCTTGCCGTACTTGCGGCGGAAGCGCTCGACACGGCCCGCCGTGTCCATCAGCTTCTGCTTGCCGGTGAAGAACGGGTGGCACGCGGAGCAGATTTCCACGTGGATGTCGCCCTTGTGCGTGGAGCGGGTGATAAACGTGTTGCCGCAGGCGCAATGCACCCGCACTTCCTCGTAAACCGGATGAATGGCTGCCTTCATGGCGCTTCAGGTTCCTTTCGCGAAACTCTTATTTTACAGGAGAGAATGAAACATCGGCAAACCCGGCGCCGCCGGCGCTGCGCAAAAACAAAACGGCAGGCGCGCGCCTGCCGTCAAAAACCTGGCACAACCCCTGGGTTCGGCCCTGCTACTTGCGGTTCACTGCCTTTTTGAGATCGATGCCCGGCGTGAACTTGGCGACCTTGCGCGCGGCGATCTTAATGAGCGATCCAGTCTGCGGATTGCGCCCGTTACGCGCCTTGCGCTGCGAGACGGAAAACGTTCCGAAGCCAACCAGGGTCACGCGCTCCCCTTTTTTCAATGCGGCGGTAACGCCGTCAATCATGGTGTCAATCGCGGCGGCAGCTTGCGTCTTGCTGCATTTGGAGGAACTGGCGATCCGGTCTACGAGATGCCCTTTGTTCATGGTGCACTCCTGGGCAGGTCTTGCAAGTACCCCACCCCACGGGGCTTTTGGACCTGGCGCGCGCCTATTCTCCCCTTCCTGACCTGAAAGTCAAGAACTGACGCGGCTTTTGGGCCACTTTTCTGTGGAAAGCCGCAATGGACGGGTGGATGGCAGCACCGGCTAGTCGGAAGCGGCCACCTGCGGCCCGGGCTGCGACACCTGGCCCGCCGATAAGTCAGCCAGCAGATGTTTCAGGCGGGCCAGGATCTCGTCGGCAGTGGTGGACTTCAGCGCAAACTTCAGCACCCCGGCGGGCGTGAACTGCGCGCCCTTTTGCGCTGCCACGAACCGTGCCAGGCGCTGCGGCTCGATGGCTGCGTTGCCGCTGAAGCGGATACTCACCAGGTCGCGCTTGCGCTCCATCCCGGCCACGCCCACGCGCTGCGCCAGCAGCTTCAGCGTGGCGTACTCCAGCAGGTTTCGCACCGCGGCCGGCGGCGCGCCGTAGCGGTCTTCCAGTTCGCCGCGGACTTCGTTCAACCGCGCCTCGGTCTCGATGCCGGCCACGCGCTTGTACATGCGCAGGCGCTGGTTTTCCTGGGGAATGTACTCGGCGGGAATGCGGATGTTCAGGCCGAGGTTGAGCTGAGTTTCCGCCTCTTCCGGCGCCGCTTCGCCCTTGAGCTCACGCACGGTGCGCTCCAGCATCGAGGTGTACAGTTCGAAGCCGACCGCATCGATGTGGCCGCTCTGCTCGCCGCCCAGCAGGTTGCCGGCGCCGCGCAATTCCAGATCGAGGGCGGCGATCTTGAATCCGGCGCCGAGATCGGAGAACTCCTTCAGCGCGGCCAGCCGGCGCCGCGCCAGGGGCGTCAACTCGGTGTCGGGCGGGATCAGCAGGTAGGCGTAGGCGCGCCGGTTGGAGCGCCCCACGCGCCCGCGCAATTGATACAGCTCGCTCAGCCCGTGGCGGTCGGCGCGGTTCACCACGATGGTGTTGCACAGTGGGATGTCGAGCCCGTTTTCGATGATGGTCGTCGCCACCAGCACGTCGGCCTCGTGGCGCATGAACGCCAGCATGACCTTTTCCAGCTCGCCTTCGCTCATCTGCCCGTGGCCGACGATGACCCGTGCCCGCGGCACCATCTCCTGGACGCGCGCCGCGATCTCGTAAATGGTGTCCACCCGGTTGTGCACCATGTACGCCTGCCCGCTGCGTTCCAATTCGCGCTCGATGGCGGATTTCACCAGCTTCTCGTCCCAGGCGGCGACCACGGTTTCGATCGCGATACGATCTTTCGGCGGCGTCTCGATCACGCTCATGTCGCGCAGCCCGACCAGCGACATGTGCAGCGTGCGCGGAATCGGCGTCGCCGACATGGTCAGCACGTCCACTTCTTTCTTGAGCTGTTTCAGCCGCTCCTTGTGCCGCACCCCGAAGCGCTGCTCTTCATCCACCACCACCAGCGCCAGGTCGGCGAACTTGATGTCCTTGGACAAGAGGCGGTGCGTGCCGATCAGGATGTCGACCTTTCCCTGCTCGACCTTCTCCACGATCTCTTTCTGCTGGCGCGGGCTGCGGAATCGGCTGATCATTTCCACCGTAATCGGGAACGCCGCAAACCGCCGCCTGAACGTCTCGAAGTGCTGGAAGGCAAGAACGGTCGTGGGCGCCAGCACCGCCACCTGTTTGTTGTCGCTCACCGCCTTGAAGGCCGCGCGCATCGCCACTTCCGTCTTCCCGTACCCGACGTCGCCGCACAGCAGGCGATCCATGGGCTGCGCCTGCTCCATGTCTTTCTTGACGTCAACAATGGCCTGCGCCTGGTCTTCGGTTTCGTTGAATTCGAAAGCACCTTCGAATTCGCCCTGCCACTGCGTGTCGGGAGGAAACGAGTGGCCCTCGGCGGTCTTGCGCAGGGCGTAGAGCTTGAGCAGTTCGTCGGCCATGTCCTTCATGGCCTTCTTGACGCGCGCCTTCGTCCTGTCCCATTGCTGCGTGCCCAGCCGGTTGAGCACGGGCTTGGCGCCGCCTTCGGCGGAACGGTACTTCTGCACCAGGTCCAGCCGTGTGAGCGGCACGTACAGCCGGGCGCCCTCGGCGTATTCCAGGATCATGAACTCGGCCTTGTCCCCGTCCCCTTGCGCAATCTCCTTCAGCCCCTGGTACTGACCGATGCCGTGTTCCACGTGCACCACGTAATCGCCGACCGCGAGGTCTCGGAAATCGGAGATGAACGCGCTGGTCTTCGATTTCGAGCGCTGCGGCCGGACCACGCCCTCCGGCTCGTCAAACAGGTCGCGCGTGCCGAAAACCACCAGGCGGGCGTCGGGCAAGGCGACACCGTCGGGCACAGTCGCTTTTACTATTGTTGTAGTAGATACGGCGCCCCCCAGGTAGGCGGCGTCATCCAGGTAGCTTTCCCCCGGACGCGGCGTGCGCGACCCCAGGCGGAATGGAACCCCATACTCGCTGAACAGGTCGGCGATGCGCTCCACTTCCCCAGTGGACGCGGCGGTGAAGAGCACACGCTTGCCCTCGGCGGAGAGCTTCTTCACCTCGTCCACCATCGCCGGTACGGAGCCGTGGAATCGCGTGGTGGGCTGGGACAGCAAGAATTCGCCGCTGATGAACGCAGATGAACGCTGATCGTCTTTAGCGTCCTCTTCTGATCCGCGTTCATCAGCGTTAATCTGCGGCTGGTTTTCTTCAATTTGCTCAAGTCCAAGATGCTGAAGATCCGCTCTGGGCAAGGATTCCAGCTTGGCTTCAAATTCCTCCGGCGACAGGTACAGCTCTTCGGGACGCACCAGGTTGCCGACGCCGCTGCGCAGGTGCATATCGCGCGCGCGGTCCCACCAGCGGTCCAGTTCGGAACGCAGGTCGTCGGGCTCGTCCACCACGACGGCTACGCTGGAGAAAAAATCGAACACCGTTTGGTCGGCGCCTGCCACTCCGGCGTAAAACTCCCACCCGGGAAACACCCCGACTCCCCCGGCGCGCACCGCGGCTTCCACCGCCTCCTCGTCGCCGCTGACACGCTTGCCGGAAAGCCGGGTGTGGATGGCCGCCAGCGTGTCCTCGCGCACCGGGACCTCGGTCAGCGGCAGCAGCAGCGCTTCTTCTACAGATGTAGTAGAACGCTGCGTGCCGGGATCGAACTTGCGGATCGACTCCACCTCGTCGCCAAACAGCTCGATGCGCAGCGGGCGGTCGGCTTCCGGCGGGTAAACGTCGAGGATTCCACCCCTTAGCGCATATTCGCCGGGCATCTCCACCACGTCGGAGGCGTTGTAGCCGAGGGTATTGAGGTGCTGGAGAAGCGGTTCGGTGTCGAGCGTCTCGCCCCGGCGGATGGTGCGCGCCAGCTCGCCATAGAACTCGGGTGGGCGCAGGCGCAGGGCGGCCGCGGCCACCGGCACAATCACCACCGCCGCGGTACCGGCGGCCACTTTGGACAGCGTGGCGGCGCGTTGCTCCTGGATCTCCGGATGCGGCGAAAGGCCCTCAAACGGCAGCACGTCGGGCGCGGGCAGGACGAGAACCGCATCGGAGCTGGTGGCGCGTTCGGTGTGCGGCGCGATCGCGCCGGTGAGTTCGCCAAACGCGGCGACCACCGGCTGGAGGTCTTCCGCCGCCCGGTTATCGGACACGACCACGACCAGCGGCTTGCCGGCCGCGCGATGCAGCAGTGCAATCACCAATGCCTTGGCTGTCGGAGTCAGTCCGGAAACACTCATCCCTCCCGCGCCGGTCTTCAGGTGGGAGGCGGCGCGCGCAAAGGCGGGCAGATTTTCCACCTCCGCGAAGAGATCGCGGACGAATGGGAGGACCATGCCAGTTTGATTCTACCGGATTGAGCTGGACTGCGCCCTCAGCCGCCGGCCTTTTTCTGGGCGTATTCGGCAGCCGCCTCTACTACTTTGGCGACACGCCGTTCCCGCGCTTCCGGGTTGCGGTAATAAAAGATTGCCAGCAACTGGGCCCGGCGCTGCGCGGGCGACATCCGCTGCCAGCCTTCCAGCGCATGCCGCGTGCGCCCAAACGCCAGTCGCAACAGCGGCGGCAACTCCTGCTCGGCCTCCATGGTGGACAGCAGTCGCTCGGCCAACTGCTCGGCGCGGCGCACCCGGGCTTCAGCGCCCTTGACCTCCGTAATCCACTCGGCTATGTACTTGCGCGTCGAGTAGTTCAGCGTGTCGTACCAGCGCTCGAGCGCGCGATCGCCGGCCATGGCGCGCTTCAGTTCCGCCGGCGCGATCACCGTGCGTTCCTCGGTGTCGAGTTCGAGCCGGAATTGCGCCACGCTGCCCGGGACAGTTCCGCTCTCGCGCTGCATGCGCTTGTTCACCAGCACAAAGTGACCACCGGTGCGCTTCGGAAACAGC
It includes:
- the mfd gene encoding transcription-repair coupling factor, with product MVLPFVRDLFAEVENLPAFARAASHLKTGAGGMSVSGLTPTAKALVIALLHRAAGKPLVVVVSDNRAAEDLQPVVAAFGELTGAIAPHTERATSSDAVLVLPAPDVLPFEGLSPHPEIQEQRAATLSKVAAGTAAVVIVPVAAAALRLRPPEFYGELARTIRRGETLDTEPLLQHLNTLGYNASDVVEMPGEYALRGGILDVYPPEADRPLRIELFGDEVESIRKFDPGTQRSTTSVEEALLLPLTEVPVREDTLAAIHTRLSGKRVSGDEEAVEAAVRAGGVGVFPGWEFYAGVAGADQTVFDFFSSVAVVVDEPDDLRSELDRWWDRARDMHLRSGVGNLVRPEELYLSPEEFEAKLESLPRADLQHLGLEQIEENQPQINADERGSEEDAKDDQRSSAFISGEFLLSQPTTRFHGSVPAMVDEVKKLSAEGKRVLFTAASTGEVERIADLFSEYGVPFRLGSRTPRPGESYLDDAAYLGGAVSTTTIVKATVPDGVALPDARLVVFGTRDLFDEPEGVVRPQRSKSKTSAFISDFRDLAVGDYVVHVEHGIGQYQGLKEIAQGDGDKAEFMILEYAEGARLYVPLTRLDLVQKYRSAEGGAKPVLNRLGTQQWDRTKARVKKAMKDMADELLKLYALRKTAEGHSFPPDTQWQGEFEGAFEFNETEDQAQAIVDVKKDMEQAQPMDRLLCGDVGYGKTEVAMRAAFKAVSDNKQVAVLAPTTVLAFQHFETFRRRFAAFPITVEMISRFRSPRQQKEIVEKVEQGKVDILIGTHRLLSKDIKFADLALVVVDEEQRFGVRHKERLKQLKKEVDVLTMSATPIPRTLHMSLVGLRDMSVIETPPKDRIAIETVVAAWDEKLVKSAIERELERSGQAYMVHNRVDTIYEIAARVQEMVPRARVIVGHGQMSEGELEKVMLAFMRHEADVLVATTIIENGLDIPLCNTIVVNRADRHGLSELYQLRGRVGRSNRRAYAYLLIPPDTELTPLARRRLAALKEFSDLGAGFKIAALDLELRGAGNLLGGEQSGHIDAVGFELYTSMLERTVRELKGEAAPEEAETQLNLGLNIRIPAEYIPQENQRLRMYKRVAGIETEARLNEVRGELEDRYGAPPAAVRNLLEYATLKLLAQRVGVAGMERKRDLVSIRFSGNAAIEPQRLARFVAAQKGAQFTPAGVLKFALKSTTADEILARLKHLLADLSAGQVSQPGPQVAASD
- a CDS encoding HU family DNA-binding protein yields the protein MNKGHLVDRIASSSKCSKTQAAAAIDTMIDGVTAALKKGERVTLVGFGTFSVSQRKARNGRNPQTGSLIKIAARKVAKFTPGIDLKKAVNRK
- a CDS encoding YdeI/OmpD-associated family protein, whose amino-acid sequence is MTKPTASKSFKATLELLRSGLGWVIARVPFDVAKTWGTRRPKVKGEINGFPFRTTLFPKRTGGHFVLVNKRMQRESGTVPGSVAQFRLELDTEERTVIAPAELKRAMAGDRALERWYDTLNYSTRKYIAEWITEVKGAEARVRRAEQLAERLLSTMEAEQELPPLLRLAFGRTRHALEGWQRMSPAQRRAQLLAIFYYRNPEARERRVAKVVEAAAEYAQKKAGG
- the dusB gene encoding tRNA dihydrouridine synthase DusB; its protein translation is MQKRWENPVSSDAARPQTPVPVSFQVGGVTLRPATVLAPMAGVTDTVFRRFIRNLGGCGLIMTEFTSADGMLRDKRMRGRYLHFYDDEHPISAQLFGSDPAVLSDAARMIEDLGFDLVDLNLGCPAKKVVKCNGGSGLLRDLPRIGEIFRAVRAAVKIPFTVKFRAGWNDSEIIGVDLARMAEDCGLQAVALHARTREQGYGGTAQWGWIAAIKNAVRIPVIGNGDVRTPQDACAMVAQTGCDAVMIGRAAASNPWIFRQIAQHASTGAYEEPTERDRYDMIRTYFQMLIAEEMPGAAGKMKQFASWFTHGVRNGSGLRKAVYEAREEREILERVDQFFESILRETVTAV
- a CDS encoding MBL fold metallo-hydrolase, with translation MTKPRTLGNFELSIVTDGAYLADGGAMFGVVPKVMWEKKAPADELNRIVLALNSLLIRTGEHTVLVETGIGPKLSEKRRRIYQNRPQLPDNLRAGGVDPEAIDIVINTHLHFDHCGWNTYLENGKVKPTFPNARYYVHAGEVEHGRQQHERDRISYIRENYEPLIASGQMQLLDGDGEIVPGISVKGYAGHTRNMQAVMVRSGGKTACYISDLIPMLSHLKPTWVMAFDLYPLETIENRKKFYAEALRENWLVVFTHEPHTPMVFLDEDDKGEVIPHPVTGAAPPSSKH
- the rpmE gene encoding 50S ribosomal protein L31; amino-acid sequence: MKAAIHPVYEEVRVHCACGNTFITRSTHKGDIHVEICSACHPFFTGKQKLMDTAGRVERFRRKYGKKAPVTAEQPATAEKK